TTTGGATTTTGTACTAGACAATGAGAATGAAAGGTTGGAAAGTATGTAAATGTTTGGGCTTAGTGTATTCGACAAGGAGAAGGGAGATGGTTGCGTACTTTCCTTGTTAGCTTAAATGAAGTGGGAATCCGACTCCGAGTGAAGTGTAGAAATTGGTGATTAGTATGCATGTGGCTAAAAGCACCGTACAAGCCAATGATTAAGAAATTTGGATAACGGCTATACACATCCAGAACTTGAGGTGGGCTTTTCTTCTCCAATATGGCAAGTCCAAGTGCAAACTATAAAAGCAAAGCTACCGAAAGGGCCAGTTTCAGAAGCGGCTGAGTTGTGAATATCGTCCTCAAACCTCCTCAGCTCAAACGCTCAACCCTCCATGGACTCCGTTCTGTTTCCTCACCCTCTCTTCCCCCACATATTCATCAGTTCAAGGTATGATACCCAACTGTCTGCTTTCTCTTCATCCACATCTGTATGGTGTCTTTTTGAATCGATGTTTACTTTAACGATGGTTATCTTTCAGCTTTCCTCCCTCTCTTGCGGCTCCACAGAGTATTGGGGTTGGGGTTGGGCTTTCCAGGCACAGGTGGTGTTCCACTTGCTGGGCTGTCGGGGTGTCTGGAGTTGGAGCTGGAAACGTCTTTGATAAGATTCCTCTCAAGGCAAATGAAAATGGGTCTGTGTTGAGTGCTCTTGAGGGGCCGACTTCAGCGCCATTTGGGACACTGGATGCTGAAATTACCCCCGAAACCATTGATTTCTTCGTTAGCGATGCTGAGGGTGATCCTGACAGCCCATCTGAGGGGTTCTCTTCCATCGAGCAAGCTCTCAATACACTGCGTCAAGGAAAGGTTGCATATTCGCTCGTCTCTTGAATTCTGTAATATTAAAATTCCAGGAAAATCGAGAAAAACTTGTTGACCCATTACTTCAAATTGTGTTAGTTTGTGATTGTAGTAGATGATGAAATTGGGAAAGCTGAAGGGAACCTTGTCATGGCTGCATCTCTTACTAGTCCTCGGGACATGGCATTTATGGTTAAGCATGGGTCGGGAATTGTGTCTGTAGGCATGAAAGAGGAGCACCTTGAGAGACTGAAGCTCCCTCTAATGTCACCTGACAGCGAAGATAAAGATTCTTCTGCTCCCACTTTCACAATCACAGTGGTATTGTTTGGTTCACAATAATCTGAGTACATAAGAAATATGAACTTGATTTGAAAAGCCATGAAATAACCTAATGCAGGTTACTCAAGTACCACTGTTTGATTGTTTAGGACGCAAAAGCTGGAACTTCCACTGGAGTATCAGCATCAGACAGGGCAAAAACTGTTCTTGCGCTTTCATCTCCTATTTCTACACCACAAGACTTCAGAAGGCCAGGCCATGTTTTTCCCCTCAAGTACCGAGAAGGCGGAGTTCTGAGAAGAGCTGGTCATACCGAGGCTTCCGTAGATTTGGTCATGCTGGCGGGCTTGCAGCCAATTTCTGTTCTTTCAGCTATTGTTGATGGAGATGATGGTTCTATAGCCACTTTGCCCAGTTTAAGAAAGTTGGCCTTGGAGCACAGCATCCCAATGGTCTCAATAACTGATTTGATCAGGTGAGCAATGCAACCCTCTCTTCTGTTTAATATACTTGAGATTGTTAACCAAACCACACAGagcaaaaataaagaaaagacgAGATTTTTGGCGTGGTTCGTGATTAATATGATCTTCATGGAGTGCATCAATACTAGAAAATCcactaataaaaaagaaaggctataatagTGAAAGCTCTCTCCCCTCAATTATGATTgcactctaattttttttctataaaatgaaacctaaatggattaaaaatacaataccCCTTAAACTCCTGCGACCTGCGAGCTGATCGTACAATTCGATCGCTGGGTGCTCGATCCTAGACATCCCTATGTAGTGCAACAATATTCATTCAGACTTCACAATCCAACATAGATATTCACTTGTTTGTTTGCACTTAGCTTAACATTTCTAAGTATGCATTCCTCTGTTTTCTTGGCCTCATTCactgtacttttttttttgtcatctttcattttattgataaaagttTCACAacatttttggtgtttttcatttatttttctgaaCTATGTTTCTGGGCTGTGTTTATGTACGGCCATTATGCACTCTGCCTGTAGGTATAGGAGAAAGAGGGAAAAACTGGTCGAAAGAACTGCTATTTCCCGACTACCAACTAAATGGG
The sequence above is drawn from the Vitis riparia cultivar Riparia Gloire de Montpellier isolate 1030 chromosome 6, EGFV_Vit.rip_1.0, whole genome shotgun sequence genome and encodes:
- the LOC117915875 gene encoding monofunctional riboflavin biosynthesis protein RIBA 3, chloroplastic, with translation MDSVLFPHPLFPHIFISSSFPPSLAAPQSIGVGVGLSRHRWCSTCWAVGVSGVGAGNVFDKIPLKANENGSVLSALEGPTSAPFGTLDAEITPETIDFFVSDAEGDPDSPSEGFSSIEQALNTLRQGKFVIVVDDEIGKAEGNLVMAASLTSPRDMAFMVKHGSGIVSVGMKEEHLERLKLPLMSPDSEDKDSSAPTFTITVDAKAGTSTGVSASDRAKTVLALSSPISTPQDFRRPGHVFPLKYREGGVLRRAGHTEASVDLVMLAGLQPISVLSAIVDGDDGSIATLPSLRKLALEHSIPMVSITDLIRYRRKREKLVERTAISRLPTKWGLFQAYCYRSKLDGTEHVAIVKGSIGQGQDVLVRVHSECLTGDIFGSARCDCGNQLDLAMQLIEQAGRGVVVYLRGHEGRGIGLGHKLRAYNLQDEGHDTVEANLELGLAVDAREYGIGAQILRDVGVRTMQLMTNNPAKFTGLKGYGLAVVGRVPVLTPITEENKKYLETKRTKMGHIYGSDIE